In Deferribacter desulfuricans SSM1, the following are encoded in one genomic region:
- a CDS encoding sensor histidine kinase: MIKADILSEILDKVNDAVLVLDKDRNLLFANKSAVNLIKLKNFEFGKNIFNILSDLEIITLFNKIFEKAEDSFEIKFKDRVLNIRKYLLNDIYKILIISDITASVNYKTFKMELVGNLTHELKTPIALIMNYAETLLLNKDLNDEKKEQFVSNIFESAKRLNDLVSDIILLHKLENESGNFVVKVPVKIQDIVGELKLAYDNGDKSVLFEYDDVEVFINKTHFVSVLSNLIDNAIKYSNGKNVLVNIKKDKIKDFIIISVDDKGPVIPDDELGRIFERFYTRSKSRNKEKAGTGLGLSIVKHISALYNGFVHVYKNRYGGNCFEVILSEKK, from the coding sequence ATGATTAAAGCTGATATTTTAAGTGAAATTTTAGATAAAGTTAATGATGCTGTATTGGTTTTGGATAAAGACCGTAATTTGTTGTTTGCCAATAAAAGTGCTGTAAATTTGATTAAATTAAAGAATTTTGAATTTGGGAAAAATATATTTAATATTTTGTCAGATTTAGAGATTATTACACTTTTTAATAAAATTTTTGAAAAAGCAGAAGATAGTTTTGAAATTAAATTTAAGGATAGAGTCTTAAATATCAGAAAATATTTATTAAATGATATTTATAAGATTTTGATTATTTCTGATATCACAGCAAGTGTAAATTATAAAACTTTTAAAATGGAGCTTGTGGGAAATTTAACTCATGAGTTAAAAACCCCTATTGCGTTGATTATGAACTATGCAGAGACCCTTCTCTTAAATAAAGATTTGAATGATGAGAAAAAAGAGCAGTTTGTATCAAATATTTTCGAGTCTGCAAAACGATTAAATGATTTGGTGAGTGATATTATTTTGTTGCATAAGTTAGAAAACGAAAGTGGTAATTTTGTTGTTAAAGTTCCTGTTAAAATACAGGATATTGTTGGTGAGTTGAAATTAGCTTATGATAATGGAGATAAATCAGTACTTTTTGAGTATGATGATGTGGAAGTTTTCATAAATAAGACGCATTTTGTCAGTGTATTATCAAATTTGATAGATAATGCAATAAAATATTCAAATGGTAAAAATGTGCTCGTTAACATAAAAAAGGATAAGATAAAGGATTTTATAATTATTTCAGTTGATGATAAAGGTCCTGTTATACCAGATGATGAATTGGGTAGGATTTTTGAGAGATTTTATACAAGATCAAAGTCGAGAAACAAAGAAAAAGCTGGAACAGGTCTTGGTTTGTCAATAGTTAAACATATTTCTGCTCTTTATAATGGGTTTGTCCATGTTTATAAAAATAGATACGGTGGCAACTGCTTTGAAGTGATTTTGTCAGAAAAGAAATGA
- a CDS encoding ABC1 kinase family protein yields the protein MFFIKPFRNINRLREIVFIIASNGFGKFLDDIYLSSLIGIGKKILTFGKYKKTSKLPVEVRFRLMLEELGPTFIKLGQMLSTRDDLLPEKFVKELSKLQDSVKAEPFEKIKKRLIERYGNLEDYFSHIDETPIAAASIAQVYKTVTRDGKEVVLKVKRGNIKEIIDTDFAIILWMANLAEQYLPEAKELKISEYLTEFYSQIQRELDFEIEAAYMKKFKDYFADFEDVIIPEIYDDLCREDIIVMSYHAGIPIDEVEKLQENGFDTKKLAVIGVDFYFRQVFTFRMFHGDPHPGNFLVDNDGKLVILDFGIIGKIDKALLLHLSRVFKYLIEFDIESLVDEFVSFGVIDEENDIRGIKNDLLDVLLPVYGKELDKINFKKSFERIFKVARKYRFYFPKDYFLIMKTFAFLESTGKKLYPDFNMLKYAKEYAYKIVKEEFSFGRIKDEGLKFIEEYIYFFKNFPDDYRKIVKKLENSDLGIKVMMDSLDEYIKHHDRATNRLGFSIMISFTILASTLLLIEDYGPKIYGVSLFGILGIFVSGFMGILLAIGYFRSGRF from the coding sequence TTGTTTTTTATTAAACCTTTTAGAAATATTAATCGTCTTAGAGAAATTGTTTTTATAATTGCTAGTAACGGTTTTGGCAAATTTCTAGATGACATTTATCTTTCTTCGTTGATTGGTATTGGTAAAAAAATACTTACGTTTGGGAAATATAAAAAAACCTCAAAACTTCCTGTTGAAGTTAGGTTTAGGTTGATGTTAGAGGAGCTAGGCCCCACCTTTATAAAATTGGGGCAGATGTTGAGCACAAGAGACGATTTGCTCCCTGAGAAGTTTGTAAAGGAGTTGTCTAAATTACAGGATTCCGTAAAGGCTGAGCCGTTTGAGAAAATTAAAAAGAGATTAATCGAGCGATATGGAAATTTGGAAGACTATTTTTCTCATATTGATGAAACCCCTATTGCAGCAGCTTCTATTGCACAAGTTTATAAGACTGTAACTAGAGATGGTAAAGAGGTTGTTTTAAAGGTTAAAAGAGGTAATATCAAAGAGATAATCGATACAGACTTTGCAATAATTCTCTGGATGGCAAACCTTGCAGAGCAATATCTTCCTGAAGCAAAAGAGTTGAAAATTTCAGAATATTTAACCGAGTTTTATTCGCAAATTCAAAGAGAGTTGGATTTTGAGATTGAAGCAGCTTATATGAAAAAATTTAAAGATTATTTCGCAGATTTTGAAGATGTTATAATACCTGAAATTTATGATGATTTGTGTAGAGAAGATATAATTGTGATGAGTTATCACGCTGGCATACCGATAGATGAGGTTGAAAAATTACAAGAGAATGGCTTTGATACGAAAAAATTGGCAGTAATTGGGGTTGATTTTTATTTTAGACAAGTTTTTACATTTAGAATGTTTCATGGTGACCCTCATCCAGGTAATTTTCTTGTGGATAATGATGGAAAATTGGTTATTCTTGATTTTGGTATTATTGGCAAGATAGATAAGGCACTTTTATTGCATTTGAGTAGAGTTTTTAAATATCTGATAGAGTTTGATATAGAATCACTCGTTGATGAGTTTGTCTCATTTGGTGTGATTGACGAAGAAAATGATATTAGAGGGATTAAAAACGATCTTTTAGATGTTTTGCTGCCTGTGTATGGTAAAGAGCTTGATAAAATTAATTTTAAAAAGAGTTTTGAAAGAATTTTCAAGGTTGCAAGGAAGTACAGATTTTATTTCCCTAAGGATTATTTTTTGATAATGAAAACATTTGCATTCTTGGAGTCAACAGGTAAAAAGCTTTATCCAGATTTTAATATGCTTAAATATGCTAAAGAGTATGCTTATAAAATTGTAAAAGAGGAGTTTTCTTTTGGTCGCATCAAAGATGAAGGATTAAAATTTATAGAAGAATATATATATTTTTTTAAGAACTTCCCTGATGATTATAGAAAAATAGTTAAAAAGTTAGAAAATTCTGATTTGGGGATCAAAGTTATGATGGATAGTTTGGATGAATATATAAAACATCATGATAGAGCAACCAATAGGTTAGGTTTTAGTATTATGATATCTTTTACTATTTTGGCGAGTACTTTGCTTTTGATTGAAGATTATGGCCCAAAAATTTACGGTGTTTCTTTATTTGGTATTTTAGGTATTTTTGTGTCTGGTTTTATGGGGATTTTGCTTGCCATTGGTTATTTTAGGTCAGGAAGGTTTTAA
- a CDS encoding ribonuclease J → MSTKISIFGGAGEIGMNMYLYESESVAFLVDCGVKFADNSYPGIDMIIPDWDYLKSIKDKLRAIILTHGHEDHIGGVPYLLEDFDLEVYGGNLTIKLLEYKFYERKIKVLTNVVKDKDVINVGDFQIEFVSVTHSIQDTFGLFITNNDLKLLHISDYKMDQAPVNGKPFDVHRFMEIGKKGVTALLSDSTNVVNDGLTPSESSIYNDLLDVFLQANGRVFFTTFSSNLDRIKQVVEICEQIGRKIVVDGSSVTKSVKIGRELGLLNIKQDTLISLQEAKKLDDDKVCFIISGCQGEVNSTLYKIASNERKMLKAKEGDLFIISARVIPGNELNLNNTINKLYYYGAKVVDIEEKKIHVSGHASKEEAKLMLNFIRPKYLIPIHGEYRHLKTHIELLKEVNYDVETEGIFAEDGEILVFEGEKLVGQDNFESKRKYIDARGEFVLTEEDLKLKKNLARDGIVIIQDFGKEFSLETVGFTLNKEDENRLRYFIDENMGVVDLSRDELLVNIVRRFFKKRFDKRPVVKYLI, encoded by the coding sequence ATGAGCACAAAGATATCTATTTTTGGCGGAGCAGGCGAAATTGGAATGAACATGTATCTATATGAAAGTGAATCTGTGGCCTTTTTAGTAGATTGTGGTGTAAAATTTGCGGATAATAGTTACCCTGGTATTGATATGATTATCCCTGATTGGGATTACCTAAAAAGTATAAAAGATAAATTGAGAGCTATTATCTTGACTCATGGTCATGAAGATCACATTGGAGGTGTTCCTTACCTACTTGAAGACTTTGATTTAGAGGTTTATGGAGGAAATCTTACTATCAAACTGTTAGAATATAAATTTTATGAAAGAAAGATAAAAGTTTTGACAAATGTTGTAAAAGACAAAGATGTTATAAATGTAGGTGATTTTCAAATAGAGTTTGTAAGTGTTACTCATTCTATTCAAGATACCTTTGGACTTTTTATTACAAACAATGATTTAAAGCTTTTGCATATATCAGATTATAAGATGGATCAGGCTCCAGTAAATGGAAAGCCTTTTGATGTCCACAGATTTATGGAGATAGGGAAAAAAGGGGTTACGGCTTTATTGAGCGATTCCACAAATGTAGTTAATGATGGTCTGACTCCATCTGAATCATCCATTTATAATGATCTTTTAGATGTTTTTTTGCAAGCTAATGGAAGGGTTTTCTTTACTACATTTTCTTCAAATCTGGACAGAATTAAACAGGTTGTGGAGATATGTGAGCAGATAGGTAGAAAAATAGTTGTGGATGGTTCTTCTGTGACAAAGAGTGTAAAAATTGGTAGAGAACTTGGTTTATTGAATATTAAACAGGATACTTTAATCAGCTTACAAGAGGCGAAAAAGCTTGATGATGATAAAGTTTGTTTTATTATATCAGGTTGTCAGGGTGAAGTAAATTCCACACTCTATAAGATAGCATCCAATGAAAGAAAGATGTTGAAAGCAAAAGAAGGGGATCTCTTTATTATTTCTGCTAGAGTAATCCCAGGGAATGAACTCAATTTGAATAATACTATAAATAAACTTTATTACTATGGGGCTAAAGTTGTTGATATAGAGGAAAAGAAGATTCATGTGTCAGGTCATGCATCAAAAGAGGAAGCTAAATTGATGCTTAATTTTATCAGGCCTAAGTATTTAATCCCTATTCATGGGGAGTATCGACATTTGAAAACACATATTGAGCTTTTAAAAGAAGTAAATTATGATGTTGAAACGGAAGGTATTTTTGCTGAAGATGGAGAAATATTGGTTTTTGAAGGTGAAAAACTTGTTGGACAAGACAATTTTGAAAGTAAAAGGAAATATATAGATGCAAGAGGTGAGTTTGTTTTAACAGAAGAGGATTTGAAACTTAAAAAAAATCTTGCAAGAGATGGTATTGTAATAATTCAGGACTTTGGAAAAGAATTTAGTTTAGAAACGGTGGGTTTTACGTTGAATAAGGAGGATGAAAATAGATTGCGTTATTTTATTGATGAAAATATGGGTGTGGTAGATTTAAGTAGAGATGAGTTGTTGGTTAATATTGTGAGAAGATTTTTTAAGAAAAGATTTGATAAAAGACCAGTTGTTAAGTATTTAATATAA